CCTAGTGGCAATTTGGGCTTATACCAGAGTATATGTAGTGACCCCCAACAACGAGGCATTTGTGCGTAGTGGTGGCCTTTTTAGTAAGGAGAAAAAAGTAATTCTCAATGGGGGTTGTATCGTAATTCCAGGAATCCATCAACTCACAAGAGTGCCTCTGAGAGAAATCTCCATTGACGTCGTCAGACAAGGCAATTTAGCAGTGCGCACCCGGGATTATTTAAGGGCAAATATGCGGGTGACTTTTTATGTGTGTATAAGTGCAGATAAAGAGTCTGTTTTAACAGCCGCCCAAAGACTTTCCAGACAGGGTAAAATTTCTCCAGAAGACATTAAAGAGGCTATCGAAAAACGTGCTGATGATGCCATCCGCGCGGCGGCTAAGAAGAAGACTATTGCCGAAATAGACTCGGACAAATTGGGTTTCGCTGAAGAGGTTTTAAATCTCATTCAACACGACTTGAGAAAGGTAGGTTTAACTCTCAACAACATTGCCATCTCCGAAATAGAAGAAAGCGACACCTACGACGAAAATAACTTTTTTGACGCCCAGGGAGTCCGTCTCCGCACAGAAACAATTCAAAGGTCCATCCGCCAAAAATTAGAAGTAGAATTGCAAACCCAAAGGGAGAAAAAAGAGTTAGAATTAAACACCAAAATAGCTATCGAACAACGAGAGTTAGAGGCCGAGAAACAGTCCCTAGCTATCGCTAGACAAAAAGAAGAAGCCAAGCTGTCTCAAATGAAGGAAATCGAGTTCCTTAAGGCACAAAAAGAGAGAGAAATTCAGGAAACCCGGGATCAAGAAAAAGCAAAAATAGAAAAAAATCAAATTCTACTAAAACAGGCAATAGAAGAGGAAAAAATTAAACAACAGTTGGCAGTACAACAAAGTCAAATAGAAGCGAGTATTTCCTTGGAAGAAAGAAACAAACAATTAATGGTAGTAAAAGCTTTACAAGCCCAGGAAGCAGAAATAGCAGAAATCGAACGTCAAAGAGCAGTGGAATCCTCAAAACTGAAAGCAAAAATTGCCATAGCCCGAGCAGAAGAAGAATCAAAAATAGCACAACAAGAAGCGGCTATTAAAATTGCTTTGAAAGAAAAAGAAAGACTGTTAACAGAAGCAGAAAAAGTCCAGGCAGAAGAGGCGGTGAAGACGGCAAGAGAAATAGAAA
This is a stretch of genomic DNA from Geminocystis sp. M7585_C2015_104. It encodes these proteins:
- a CDS encoding flotillin family protein — its product is MKLFLELITQIDLKAINPHYNSMPKSGKLGNTNTLVGHTVATVSPTSSTGNNSVLVAQLPGGSVTFFGVLIGVLVILGLVAIWAYTRVYVVTPNNEAFVRSGGLFSKEKKVILNGGCIVIPGIHQLTRVPLREISIDVVRQGNLAVRTRDYLRANMRVTFYVCISADKESVLTAAQRLSRQGKISPEDIKEAIEKRADDAIRAAAKKKTIAEIDSDKLGFAEEVLNLIQHDLRKVGLTLNNIAISEIEESDTYDENNFFDAQGVRLRTETIQRSIRQKLEVELQTQREKKELELNTKIAIEQRELEAEKQSLAIARQKEEAKLSQMKEIEFLKAQKEREIQETRDQEKAKIEKNQILLKQAIEEEKIKQQLAVQQSQIEASISLEERNKQLMVVKALQAQEAEIAEIERQRAVESSKLKAKIAIARAEEESKIAQQEAAIKIALKEKERLLTEAEKVQAEEAVKTAREIENAEREKKLSILLAEREAEKQKIAEQNVVEIEVFRRRRQAEIARQAAELEAESIRTLADANKYKALAEAEGKLALIQAENALSDANRIAQLLKEAMPLILPKLPEIVKYLAPQPGILGAARIYAFPGIAANSHNHNGNDITKLLLSTSGLAVINSFLEEGKLGDLIAQMKELLKNQSPQQENGKTAETQRETQQEETGDFSPFPEAMEN